A stretch of the Panthera uncia isolate 11264 chromosome D1, Puncia_PCG_1.0, whole genome shotgun sequence genome encodes the following:
- the LOC125929552 gene encoding putative uncharacterized protein encoded by LINC00167 has translation MTKILRRLFRRQRKPKGDSHNGPMTEGLFISCSAVHLKPNQRAGLSQRSLAFVLSANQKTRLLGFRVKPALRVPWPRRWGKCSTSVAGLDGLECSSGPSQPPAPEMLGVLSSRTRGCGGGSAPPAYGRAPAWRPHTVLHLKPTCLRRLSCTDATRQLRRRRRPRPVVKRLPGPRAPGPRAPASRSAARSERRSSWG, from the coding sequence ATGACGAAGATCCTGAGACGCTTATTCAGGCGGCAGAGAAAGCCAAAAGGAGATTCACACAATGGCCCAATGACTGAAGGCCTCTTTATTTCGTGCTCTGCTGTTCATTTAAAACCCAATCAAAGAGCGGGTCTCAGTCAGCGCTCGCTTGCGTTTGTACTCTCAGCCAATCAGAAAACCCGACTCTTAGGATTCAGGGTCAAGCCGGCCCTGAGGGTCCCGTGGCCGCGGAGGTGGGGGAAATGTTCAACCTCGGTGGCCGGATTAGACGGGTTGGAGTGCTCTTCTGGGCCGAGCCAGCCCCCTGCACCCGAGATGCTCGGTGTGCTGAGCAGCCGCACCAGGGGATGTGGCGGGGGGAGCGCGCCGCCGGCTTACGGGCGTGCTCCTGCTTGGCGCCCTCACACAGTTTTGCACCTGAAGCCGACCTGCCTGCGGAGGCTCAGTTGTACGGATGCTACGCGCCAACTCCGAAGGCGGCGCCGGCCTCGACCGGTGGTCAAGCGCCTTCCTGGGCCTCGGGCTCCTGGGCCTCGGGCTCCAGCCTCCCGGAGTGCAGCGCGATCCGAGCGCCGCTCCTCCTGGGGCTGA